In Panulirus ornatus isolate Po-2019 chromosome 2, ASM3632096v1, whole genome shotgun sequence, the DNA window GCCGCCGTAGACGGCCGCAACGAAGATGCCAGCCAGCCCCGTTAGGTGACTCAACTTGTCTGTCACTAAGTAGGGGATGATCTGGTCTTTCTTCTCGATCTTGCCGGACGTGAGCGGGTCACAGTCGCTGTAGGTAGCAAAGGCAACGAGGCCGGAGAAGAAGAACACGGTCCACAGGCAGTATAGCCCAAGTAAGAAGAAGATACAcagcctggggaaaaaaaaaaaaagattcggtGTAAGAATAGAAAAGATTAGAGGTTGAAGAAAGATCACttatgaagaagagaaagatggtAAGCCACAAGAGAGATCCCTGAGGGACCCAACTACCAATAAGATAATAGAGATAGGTAATTCAGTTAATTATCATCGCGATAGAACGGCTAAAAGGGAAGCTATACTAAAAGCAGAGCGATGCAAAAAAACAAAAGGAATCAAGTATAGAAAGCAAAGTCTTATGCTACGCCAACACATAACCTTTAGGTAAAGCCCAGAACCATAACGAAAAAGATGTAATTCATAATTACCTTTGTGATATCTGAAGTGTCCTCACAGAGGCAAACCTCTGGTAGACGGTCTGGTTGAAGCCGATGGATTTTATCATAAGGTAGAAGCCAAACACGAACGTTGAAAAGAAGGTGTGGCGCTCATAAGGGTCTGTGCTCATGCTGGTACAAGACAACGGCAGCAGATATAATGATACTTTATACATGACAGGGATAGTTAATGAGATGAATCAGTCgctgaggttattatcattattatcattatatatatatatatatatatatatatatatatatatatatatatatatatatatatatatatatatatattatctattatactttgtcgctgtctctcgcgttagcgaggtagcgcaaggaaacagacgaaagaatggaccaacccacccacatacacatgtatatacgtacacgtccacacacgcacatatgcatacctatacatttcaacgtatacatatatatatacatacacagacttgtacatatatacacatgtacataattcatacttgctgcttttattcatttcggtggccaccccaccacacatgagatgacaaccccctccccgtatgcgcgcgaggtagcgctgggaaaagacagcaaaggccacattcgttcacactcagtctctagctgtcatgtatattgcaccgaaaccaaagctccctttccacatccaggccccacaaaactttccatggcttacctcagacgcttcacatgccctggttcaatccattgacggcacgtcgaccccggtataccacatcgctccagttcactccattccttgcacgcctttcaccctcctgcatgttcaggccccgatcgctcaatatctttttcacttcatccttccacctccacttccacacattcgatatttcccgcattagtaaggtagtgttaagaacaaagaaccttaaagggaatatcctcacttggcctccttctctgttctttcggaaaattaaaaaacgggaagggaggatttccagcccccttgctccctacccttttaggacacgcaaggaatacatgggaagtattctttctcccctatccctagggatgatatatatatatatatatatatatatatatatatatatatatatatacgaataaagtgcatagaaacgcgcacctccatagaacatacaaacctccaacagccaggatcgagcccgggatccctgtgcgcgaggcagtaatgctaaccgttaggctatggacATGGCTAATagtaaataactattcgaatactaagtactcgaatacccttcgtctcgcattggtaagcaacggggtctataccggttatctcccaacaggcgcacatagtcagctgatagcattttaccgaacctaactgtacaaagcggaggtatatgaatatagaccccgttgctcaccaatgtgagacgaagggtattcgagtacttagtattcgaacagtTATCTCCTATTAGCCatgtccatagcctagcggttacattcccgcctcacgcacaagggtcccgggttcgatcctggctgttgaaggtttgtatgatatatatatatatatattgtaaatgcaGGTGTATTAAATGCAGACATTAGTTACTTGAAAAACTGAATCCGTCCGCCTTCGTCAGCGATGTTCCAGACGTTGGCTACTCCTCCCAGGTCGTTGCAGCAAATGATCACCACCGCCAACACTCCTCCGAACATGAGCAGCGTCTGCAGCACGTCAGCGTACACCACAGCCTTCACACCTCCCTGAGGGACAAGATATACAAGATATGTATACAGGCAAGTTTTGTAGTATAACAATGTATAGCCTTCACATCCCTCTGAGGCATAAGACTGAACGTCAGGAGCCTGTAACTCACGTCACTTTACACAGATATATTATGTAGCATCCCAGAATACACCAACTTGCTCAAACGCAGCTGTAAATTCTTTCATCAGTTGCTCAGGTTCTGAGAGATACCTGGTGCAGCTTGTTAGATTTACAATGCCAGAATTCAAGGTGTCGTAAATTCCACTAATGGTATTGTTACTGTTTCGATTGTTACATAACCTTTGCCTGCGTTGTGCTGTTaaacgtttttttcttcttcctctcgttGTGTGGTATGATAACAAACCCAGCAGAGGACGAAATTGGATATATTAGATTTCTTTTAAAGGTGTCTTGTACAATAGGAATGAATGAAGCAGTTTCGTCGTAGTACTGTGTTATATCCAGGTTCTTCAAAGCCAGAAAAAAGCTGTAAACAGTTATGGTATAGGTAAGAACTCCTTTAATGGCGTGTATCGTAGAGGCTGATAGACAACGCAATGCTTCATTGTTATATTGATATTCGTAATATATCTTGATTGACCAGTGAACTTATTGTGGGCGGGAGACAAAATTCAGTCTCTCGATTCAACGCATTTTTTGTACCTCGATAATGAAACCCTGGTAAATAAAACTCCTTTTAAGCACTGCAACTTAATACATACTGATTTTGTGCACACTTGCGAATGGCGATGATCAAGACGTAGTCCACTTCCGTTGCAGATAGGTATGTGATGGCTTAGGATCTTAAGGGAAGCTGATACTTAATCATAGGTTTTGGAACGATTAAGTAGGTGGTTTAAAGTAACCCCTTTATGCCTGGATAGTGTCTTAATTAAGTGCTGGCGTGGTTAGAGCACATCAGTGGTTCAAATAGCAGAAACAAGCACTGATATGGGTAATggctataaaaaagaaagaatctaTTATGAGTGGGCCATGGGAGATCTTGTGGAAGCACTTGACAGATTGTGTTTCATATGGttttatttcttgttaatattaaAGTAATGTCAGATTGGATCATTCAAAATGGTAGATATTACCATATCATTGATAATTAATCAATTAGGCGTAGGAGGCAATGACTCTAAATATCTGTGCATTACCGAATATAGAATTTGGCTTTAAAAACGACAAGTAATGAGAATTTAATTCATCTTGAAGTCTTAAATACTCCTGGGTAAAACCACTCCTGAGAAATGCACAGAGGACACAAGACACTTGTTCGGTACAGGAAATCAAGTGATTATCATCGTTCAAAAGATAAATCATAAGAATACAAAAATAATCAATAGAGTATACTCCCGATGAAACGGGCACCTAGCTCATGCTAGGGTTTCTacaatccacctccaatttggtctcccacttctcgttcccttcgcctctgacacatatatcctctttgtcaatctttcctcactcattctctccatctgaccaaaccattttactacaccctcttctgctccctcaaccacactcttttttattaccatacatctctcgtaccctttcatcactcactcgatcaaaccacctcacaccacatattgtcctcaaatatttaatttccaacacatccaccctcctccacacaaccctatctatagcccatgcttcgcagccatataacattgttggaaccactattccttcaaacataaccatttttgctctccgagataacgctcacgccttatacattcttcaacgctcccagaaccttcgccccctccccaaccctgtgactcgcttccacttctatggttccatccgctgctaaatcaacacccagatatctgaaatgcttcacttcctccagtttttctccattcagacttacctaccaattaacttgtccctcaaccctactgagcctaataaccttgctcttactcacatttactctcagctttcttctttcacacactttaccaaactcagtcaccaacctctacagtttctcacccgaatcagccactagtgctgtatcatcagcgaacaaccactgactcacttccaaaccctctcatccacaacagactgcatacttgcccctctctccaaaactcttgcatacacctccctaacaaccccatccataaacaaatcaaacagccatggagacatcacacacccctgccgtaaaccgacattcactgaaaaccaattactttcctctcttcatactcgtacacatgccatacctcccgcaccgtatactcttaataccttccacaaagcatctatgtcaactctatcatatactttctccagatccataaatactgcacagaaattatttgtttttctaagtgtttcgcacgtacattcttcaaaggaaacacctgatccacacatcctctaccacttctgaaaccacactgctcttccccaatctgatgctccgtacatacctttaccctctcaatcaataccctcccatataatttccaaggaatactcaacaaacttatacctctgtaatatgaacactcacctttatcccatttgcttttgtacaatggcactatgcattcattccgccaatcaaTCGTTAGTtaattcaccatgaaccatacatacatgaatatccttaccaaccagtctacagcacagtcaccttttttaatagattccactgcagtaccatccaaaccgccgccttgccggctttcaccttctgcaaagctttcactacctctgctctgtttaccaaaccattctccctgaccctctcacttcgcacgccacctcgaccaaaacaccctatatctaccgctctatcatcaaacacatccaacaaacatttgaaatactctctccatgtccttctcacatcactactatttgttattacctccccattagcccctttcaccgatgttcccatttgattttttgtcatacgcactttatttacctcctttcaaaacatctttttattatccctagaatctaatgatactctcatatatatatatatatatatatatatatatatatatatatatatatatatatatatatatatatatatatatatatatatatatatatatatacacacacatatatatatatatatatatatatatatatatatatatatatatatatatatatatatatatatatatatatatgtatatatatatatatatatatatatatatatatacatatgtatataacatacaaacctccaacagccaggatcgaactcgggacccctgtgcaacgggcgggagCGCCACTGCTAGGCTATGTTcgcccttagcctagcggtagcgctcccgcctgttgcacagggttcccgggttcgatccgggctgttggaggtttgtatgttctatgaaggtgcgcgttcgtatgcactttgttcatatatatatatgtatatatatatttatatatatatatatatatatatatatatatatatatatatatatatatatatatatatatatatatatatatatatatatataaggtgagtaatatggcagttgagggtataattaatgCACTTGggatgttcagtgatgtaaatagaTATGGTGAAGAAATTGTGGacctatgtgctgaaaaaagactagtgattggaaatacatggtttaaaaagagagatatacattagtatacgtatgtgagtaggagagattgtcaaagAGTATcattcgatgttaatgtgctgagagaggcagctgaagggatgtttgatcactatcttgtggtggggaaggtgaagatttgtagaggttttcaagaaaagaaagggagaatgtcggggagaagagagtggtgagagtaagtgagcttggaaagaagacttgtgtgaggaagtaccaggatatattgaatgtagaatggcaaaagttgagagcaaatgacgtgaggggagtgggtgtggaatgGGGATTAGTTAGggaatatataacaaaatattgCCAGAGAACGATGCCCATGGAACTGTATGAAGTGTAACTTAGTGTAGGGTGTTACATCGACTCTTAGTAAGAGTCTCTGTTTCTGTTATTTCCTTACCGCATCGGGTAATCGCTAGGTAGTAAGGCAGTAATGAAGTAGCTGCTGATCAGGACTTACTTCTCAACGTTTCGACGGTTTTCTTTCTCAGAAGAACCCGAGGGAGAGAACTGTTGCGAAGCATTGAGGATTAGATCAcgatgagcctctctctctctctctctctctgtctctctctctctctctctctctctctctctctctctctctctctctctctctctctctctctctctctctctctctctctctctctctctctctcattgccacTTTATCCCCTATCTGGTAGAGTGAACAACATTGTAAGATATCACTGTTGCTGTTTGGGATCATATGACAAAgatataattttatttcatggtttTGTTGCATGTTGTTTTGGGCTCTCAAAGAGTCAATATTCATTCTTTAAACTAATGTTTGACTGAGTCTACTGTGAGACGGTATGGAGTCTTCTcccattttgtttttgttctcgTGAAATACTTACAAGATAACTAACTTAACTGCTAACTGGATATTTGACCTAACTTCTTATCGGATATCTTACATCCTTACACACTAAGAGGAAGGTTAGGCTCTAAGGGGTTATAAGTGGCCTTCCTTACTTTGATGAGAGTGCCCAAGAGGTGTGTCCTCTACTATATTATTTCTCAGCATTTCTATGGACGATATGTCATATGACAGATGAAGAACACTCTCTCCTTAGTCTCATGACTACTGATAACGAAGCGAAGTTTGTGAAGGTTCTCGAGGCATCGAATCAAAGAGGTCTGCAGAGCACAGGCAAGTATGTGGAGAGAGTAGGTCTATAAAATCGCGTACTCGTCCTTGAAACCTCAGGAAGAGGATTCACAGGACGAGTAATCTCGTCACGGGCAGTTGTCATATACAGTAATATGAAATGTGTAATTCATGTAAGGGAGGACCATACTTACAATTGTAATGTAGAAGGTACAGATAGACCCCATTATAAGCGTGGACGACGTGGTGGTCAGGCCTGTGACGGTGACCAGGGCCAGAGTCGGGGCGTACAGACAGATCCCCATGTACAGGAAATTAAGCAGCAGAACACAGAAGGTCACCAACTTCCTCAGTATTCGTGAGTGATAACGTAGCTCTATATACTGAAAGATATAGAAACGTCTGTATCTAGTATAATGGGACTGAAAAGCCTCTCAATACCCATGAAAACTGTGAGTGATGAtaagacagagagaaatgaacaaATGTCATGGCTGAGCTACTGACCTCGTTCATGGAGACGAGTTTAAGCTCGTAGAAGATCGGGAGAACAATTGTACGCATCAAGATACACCCAGGGATACAGCCCAGCAGCGTAGTGGTTACCTGCGTCCCGAAGAAATACACCTCAGTGGCTGTTCCTGAAGAGACGAGGGAAGTCTCAACGACAAAAGCATTTATAtttcttgctgatggtgttagtgtactggaaagcaacattacaagaattgtttttagaacatgtctaaGTTAGGAGGACAAGGTGAAGGAATTGGGAAACAGGTCCCcttcgacgacctcacctctctgaagttatatatttacattttcatcGCTTAGAAAAGTCATTTATCAAGTAGCAGTTGCTTCCCTTAAGCTCTGAATACTCTCTCCTTACTAAGTGAATAACTGAAAATGGTGATTGATAATCTCTCTATCATGAAAATGAATTTATGTGTTATAATGATAACATGTAAATGATTTATAGCGTAAACCTTTCCTGAGAAAAGGAATTTGACACTGATCTTATTATGGGCAAAGATCCCTTCACACTGACCTAATATAGAAATAGCAGATATCCATCCACCAAGGAGAGAGAGGGCCACGGGCGCTGGAGACATCGCCCTTCCCCCCAGCAGGTACTCCTGGGTGTTGGCCTTGCCCCGGCTCTTGATGGCGCTGTACACCCCGATGCCTATGGACGCCACCAGCATGAGGCTGAACAGCACGTAGTCCACGACTGTGAACTTTACGTCTGACTGCTCAAGTGATGCACCGGCCTCCTCCATCTTGCGTTCCTCACACTCACTGACACGGTTCTTCTGCCAACCTGCTGAGGTCACTACCTCGATCTCGTTTTGTATACCTGTGATAAAACGAATGGGATAATAAATTCATTGTCAAACCAAGCCACCAACTATTTTGTTTAGAACTTATATCCCAGTGATACAAGAGAGCTTCTATTAGATAATCAAGCACAAAGCAACACATGAATGACTGATGGAATCCATATTGTAGAAGAGATTAGATTAGTGAATGGTAGACGTATGAAATCTTAATCTATTGTAAGGTAGTATGTATCCGCCCGCAGGATCCTACCAGTCTGGAGGGGTCTGCCACGTTGCTTCCACTGGTCTGGAGGGATCTGCCGCGTGGCTCCTACTAGTGTGGAGGGGTCTGCCACGCTGTTCCCATTAGTCTGGAGGGATCTGCCACGCGGCTTCCATTAGTCTGGAGGGATTTGCCACTCTGCAACCACCAGTCTGGAGGGGTCTGACACGTGGCTCACACTATTATGGAGGGGGTCTGCCACTCGACTCCCTCTAGTCTGGAGGGGTCTGCCACGCGGCTTCCATAAGTCTGGAGGAATCTGCCACTTTACAACCACCAGTCTGGAGGGGGGTCTGCCA includes these proteins:
- the LOC139756629 gene encoding sodium-coupled monocarboxylate transporter 1-like, which gives rise to MEEAGASLEQSDVKFTVVDYVLFSLMLVASIGIGVYSAIKSRGKANTQEYLLGGRAMSPAPVALSLLGGWISAISILGTATEVYFFGTQVTTTLLGCIPGCILMRTIVLPIFYELKLVSMNEYIELRYHSRILRKLVTFCVLLLNFLYMGICLYAPTLALVTVTGLTTTSSTLIMGSICTFYITIGGVKAVVYADVLQTLLMFGGVLAVVIICCNDLGGVANVWNIADEGGRIQFFNMSTDPYERHTFFSTFVFGFYLMIKSIGFNQTVYQRFASVRTLQISQRLCIFFLLGLYCLWTVFFFSGLVAFATYSDCDPLTSGKIEKKDQIIPYLVTDKLSHLTGLAGIFVAAVYGGVLSTLSSCGNSVACIIWEDFLKDLPYFSRLNDAGSTNVVKLLSTVAGVISICLGLMVGKLGSIFHVANSLLSAISGPICGIFLSGIIGPWITAKGATVGFTASFVFSVWVVTGKFIRGGGKPALLPMSTSGCVTNLTNFGNTSMPAFVTSPTTTLSDFLLSNTTLTDAAMLASTTTPDGSTSKTIYEVSYCYTGVIAILITFILASLVSICAGPTNPKDMREGVVNPSCARLYRYLWTVFKRRTNHNSSRETVVQEEAFKMLPKQNKDNLNSPS